One stretch of Streptococcus australis DNA includes these proteins:
- the grpE gene encoding nucleotide exchange factor GrpE, whose protein sequence is MSEEIKNEEVKEEEVVETAPEKSELDLVNERADEFENKYLRAHAEMQNIQRRANEERQNLQRYRSQDLGKAILPSLDNLERALAVEGLTDDVKKGLEMVQESLIHALKEEGIEEIAADGEFDHNYHMAIQTLPADDEHPADTIAQVFQKGYKLHDRILRPAMVVVYN, encoded by the coding sequence ATGTCTGAGGAAATAAAAAACGAAGAAGTAAAAGAAGAGGAAGTGGTAGAAACTGCTCCTGAGAAGTCTGAGTTGGACTTGGTAAATGAGCGTGCGGACGAGTTCGAAAACAAATACCTTCGTGCCCATGCTGAAATGCAAAATATCCAACGTCGTGCTAACGAAGAACGTCAAAACTTGCAACGTTATCGTAGCCAAGACCTAGGAAAAGCAATCCTACCGTCCTTGGATAACCTTGAGCGTGCCCTCGCCGTTGAAGGCTTGACAGACGATGTCAAAAAAGGTCTAGAAATGGTGCAAGAAAGCTTGATTCACGCTTTGAAAGAAGAGGGGATTGAAGAAATTGCAGCTGACGGCGAATTTGACCATAATTACCATATGGCAATCCAAACTCTTCCAGCAGACGATGAACACCCAGCAGATACCATCGCCCAGGTCTTCCAAAAAGGCTACAAACTTCATGACCGCATCCTAAGACCAGCCATGGTAGTGGTGTATAACTAG
- the hrcA gene encoding heat-inducible transcriptional repressor HrcA: MVTERQQDILNLIIDIFTKTHEPVGSKALQESINSSSATIRNDMAALEKQGLLEKAHTSSGRMPSVAGFQYYVKHSLDFDRLAENEVYEIVKAFDQEFFKLEDILQEAANVLTDLSGCTVVALDVEPSRQRLTAFDIVILGQHTALAVFTLDESRTVTSQFLIPRNFLQEDLLKLKSIIQERFLGHTVLDIHYKIRTEIPQIIQRYFTTTDNVIDLFEHIFKEMFNENIVVAGKVNLLNFANLAAYQFFDQPQKVALEIREGLHEDQMQNVRVADSQESCLADLAVISSKFLIPYRGFGILAIIGPVNLDYQQLVNQVNVVNRVLTMKLTDFYRYLSSNHYEVS; encoded by the coding sequence ATGGTTACAGAGCGTCAGCAGGATATTTTAAATCTGATTATTGACATCTTTACCAAAACGCACGAACCTGTCGGATCCAAAGCTTTGCAAGAGTCTATCAACTCTAGCAGTGCAACCATTCGTAATGATATGGCGGCTCTAGAAAAGCAAGGTTTGCTTGAGAAGGCGCATACTTCAAGCGGTCGGATGCCAAGTGTTGCTGGTTTTCAGTACTATGTGAAACACTCACTGGATTTTGACCGGCTGGCTGAAAATGAAGTCTATGAGATTGTCAAAGCCTTTGATCAGGAATTCTTCAAACTGGAGGATATTCTGCAAGAGGCTGCTAATGTCTTGACAGACTTGAGTGGCTGCACAGTTGTAGCGCTAGATGTTGAGCCGAGCAGGCAGCGTTTGACAGCCTTTGATATCGTTATTTTAGGGCAACATACAGCCTTGGCAGTATTTACCTTAGACGAATCGCGAACGGTTACCAGTCAGTTTCTGATTCCAAGGAACTTCTTGCAGGAGGATCTGCTGAAACTGAAGAGCATCATTCAGGAACGCTTCCTGGGGCACACCGTTCTAGATATTCACTACAAGATTCGGACGGAGATTCCGCAGATTATCCAGCGCTACTTCACAACGACGGACAATGTCATCGATCTCTTTGAACACATTTTTAAAGAAATGTTCAACGAAAACATTGTAGTGGCGGGCAAGGTTAATCTCTTGAATTTTGCCAATCTCGCAGCCTATCAGTTCTTTGACCAACCACAGAAAGTGGCTCTGGAGATTCGTGAAGGTCTGCATGAGGATCAGATGCAAAACGTTCGTGTTGCGGACAGTCAAGAATCCTGTCTAGCTGACCTAGCAGTGATTAGCAGTAAATTCCTTATCCCTTATCGTGGTTTTGGAATTCTGGCGATCATCGGTCCAGTCAATCTGGATTACCAGCAATTGGTCAATCAAGTCAATGTTGTCAATCGAGTCCTAACTATGAAACTCACAGATTTCTATCGCTATTTGAGTAGTAATCACTATGAGGTGAGTTGA
- a CDS encoding DUF2812 domain-containing protein, translating to MNSRVEFRIFTIIDFDKEEEYLHEMHLKGWKYSRNRFGFFYFYQCQPDDVIYRISDSRFLKKYKYELQDFRNRDWELIETGSCSILRKSSSDLLPEDQVYMSRGLKWEVVISRIRSCITTISAGLVICMSLFRENLSQSFFVIFALYAFMISYLIYGFFRLKRKYQIDEK from the coding sequence ATGAATAGCAGAGTAGAATTTCGGATTTTCACTATTATTGATTTTGACAAGGAAGAAGAATATTTACATGAGATGCATTTGAAAGGTTGGAAATATAGTAGGAATCGTTTTGGTTTTTTCTATTTTTACCAATGCCAGCCGGACGATGTCATTTATCGTATCAGTGATTCTAGATTTCTTAAAAAGTATAAATATGAACTGCAAGATTTTAGAAATAGAGATTGGGAATTGATAGAGACAGGTTCTTGTTCAATTCTTCGTAAATCATCTTCTGATTTACTTCCAGAGGATCAAGTCTATATGAGTAGGGGGCTCAAATGGGAAGTTGTGATTTCTAGAATTCGTTCATGCATAACTACTATCTCAGCTGGTCTTGTTATTTGTATGAGTTTGTTTAGAGAAAACCTGTCTCAATCTTTCTTCGTCATTTTTGCTCTATATGCCTTTATGATTTCTTATCTAATCTATGGTTTTTTCAGACTTAAAAGGAAATACCAAATTGATGAAAAGTAA
- a CDS encoding DUF2812 domain-containing protein, with the protein MEKKVVYRIATIADYDREAFYLRKMHAEGWKLKEVSYSNLVVAVKYTFEKCQPEQVAYQLDFYPMKKSERASYLQLFKDCGWEHITDFNGFSYFRKPHSEIESDSEFEIYNDSAGKLAMVKRILTMRMLPILVLFSALLPVFSKFLSRFSSFNWELFLIFIIDWVLLIVFAIQISYIFWRLSQKWKELSNK; encoded by the coding sequence ATGGAAAAGAAGGTTGTTTATAGAATTGCTACCATTGCGGATTATGATAGAGAGGCTTTCTATCTTAGAAAAATGCATGCTGAGGGCTGGAAACTCAAGGAAGTAAGCTACTCTAACTTAGTAGTTGCGGTTAAGTATACTTTTGAAAAGTGCCAACCGGAACAGGTGGCTTATCAGTTGGACTTTTATCCCATGAAAAAATCAGAGAGGGCCTCCTATTTACAACTATTTAAAGACTGTGGCTGGGAGCATATTACAGACTTTAATGGGTTTTCCTATTTTAGAAAACCACATTCTGAAATTGAATCGGATTCAGAGTTTGAAATTTATAATGACTCGGCTGGGAAGTTAGCTATGGTCAAACGTATTTTAACAATGCGGATGCTTCCCATTTTGGTTCTCTTTTCAGCTTTACTACCGGTTTTCTCAAAGTTTCTCAGTAGATTTAGTTCTTTCAATTGGGAATTGTTTTTGATTTTCATAATAGATTGGGTTTTATTGATAGTTTTTGCGATTCAGATTTCTTATATTTTTTGGAGATTGAGTCAAAAGTGGAAAGAATTATCTAATAAATAA
- a CDS encoding PadR family transcriptional regulator, translated as MELTDKIRRVYLPMTETGFYILFCLQKENHGYGITQKVKEMTDSQVSISPGTMYGTLSKMEKDGLISFVREEEKRKIYQITDLGRKVLEIELKRIERLYRNSLEEG; from the coding sequence ATGGAATTAACAGATAAGATTAGACGGGTCTATCTGCCGATGACTGAAACGGGTTTTTATATTCTGTTCTGTCTGCAAAAGGAGAACCATGGCTATGGTATTACCCAAAAAGTTAAAGAGATGACAGATTCACAGGTTTCCATTAGTCCTGGGACCATGTATGGAACCCTGTCAAAAATGGAAAAGGATGGTTTGATTTCCTTTGTCCGAGAAGAGGAAAAACGTAAAATCTATCAGATTACTGACTTGGGCCGGAAAGTGTTAGAAATTGAATTGAAACGTATTGAACGGCTCTACAGAAACAGTCTGGAGGAAGGATGA
- the glnA gene encoding type I glutamate--ammonia ligase gives MPITAADIRREVKERNVTFIRLMFSDILGTMKNVEIPATDEQLDKVLSNKAMFDGSSIEGFVRINESDMYLYPDLDTWTVFPWGDENGSVAGLICDVYTTEGEPFAGDPRGNLKRALRHMEKVGFKSFNLGPEPEFFLFKLDENGDPTLEVNDKGGYFDLAPTDLADNTRREIVNVLTKMGFEVEASHHEVAVGQHEIDFKYDEVLRACDKIQIFKLVVKTIARKHGLYATFMAKPKFGIAGSGMHCNMSLFDAEGNNAFFDPNDPKGMQLSETAYHFLGGLIKHAYNYTAIMNPTVNSYKRLVPGYEAPVYIAWAGRNRSPLVRVPASRGMGTRLELRSVDPMANPYIAMAVLLEVGLHGIENKIEAPAPIEENIYIMTAEERKEAGITDLPSTLHNALKALTEDEVVRAALGEHIYTSFLEAKRIEWASYATFVSQWEIDNYLDLY, from the coding sequence ATGCCAATCACAGCTGCAGATATTCGTCGTGAAGTCAAGGAAAGAAATGTTACCTTTATTCGTCTCATGTTTTCAGATATCTTGGGAACTATGAAGAACGTCGAGATTCCTGCTACAGATGAACAGTTAGACAAGGTCTTGTCAAACAAAGCCATGTTTGATGGATCTTCTATTGAAGGTTTTGTACGTATCAACGAATCAGATATGTACTTGTACCCAGACTTGGATACATGGACAGTCTTCCCTTGGGGAGATGAAAACGGAAGTGTTGCAGGTTTGATCTGTGATGTCTATACAACAGAAGGCGAACCATTTGCAGGTGACCCACGTGGCAACCTCAAACGTGCTCTTCGTCACATGGAGAAAGTAGGATTCAAATCCTTTAACCTTGGACCAGAGCCAGAATTCTTCCTATTTAAGTTGGATGAAAATGGAGACCCAACACTTGAAGTAAATGACAAAGGTGGCTACTTTGATTTGGCGCCTACAGACCTTGCGGACAACACACGTCGTGAAATCGTTAATGTCTTGACTAAAATGGGATTTGAAGTAGAAGCTAGTCACCACGAAGTTGCGGTAGGACAACATGAAATCGACTTCAAGTATGATGAGGTTCTCCGTGCTTGTGATAAGATTCAAATCTTTAAGCTCGTTGTTAAAACCATTGCTCGTAAACACGGTCTATATGCAACCTTTATGGCCAAGCCAAAATTTGGTATTGCTGGCTCAGGTATGCACTGTAATATGTCCTTGTTTGATGCAGAAGGAAATAATGCCTTCTTTGATCCAAATGATCCAAAAGGAATGCAGTTGTCAGAAACAGCTTACCATTTCCTTGGTGGTTTGATCAAGCACGCTTACAACTATACTGCCATCATGAACCCAACTGTTAACTCCTACAAACGTTTGGTTCCTGGTTATGAAGCGCCTGTTTATATTGCTTGGGCTGGTCGTAACCGTTCGCCACTTGTGCGCGTGCCCGCTTCACGTGGAATGGGAACTCGTTTGGAATTGCGCTCAGTGGACCCAATGGCTAACCCATACATCGCTATGGCTGTTCTTTTGGAAGTTGGTTTGCATGGTATTGAGAACAAAATCGAAGCTCCAGCTCCTATCGAAGAAAATATCTACATCATGACAGCAGAAGAACGTAAAGAAGCTGGTATTACAGATCTTCCATCAACCCTTCACAACGCTTTGAAAGCTTTGACGGAAGATGAAGTTGTCAGAGCGGCTCTTGGAGAACATATCTATACTAGTTTCCTTGAAGCTAAACGAATTGAATGGGCAAGTTATGCAACCTTCGTTTCACAATGGGAAATTGATAATTATCTAGACCTTTACTAA
- the glnR gene encoding transcriptional repressor GlnR, translating into MKEKEFRRNMAVFPIGSVMKLTDLSARQIRYYEDQELIKPDRNEGNRRMYSLNDMDRLLEIKDYISEGFNIAAIKKKYAEREAKSKKAVSPTEVRRALHNELLQQGRFASVQSPFGRG; encoded by the coding sequence ATGAAGGAAAAAGAATTTCGTCGAAATATGGCTGTTTTTCCTATCGGTAGTGTGATGAAGTTGACCGATCTATCGGCGCGTCAGATTCGTTATTATGAAGATCAAGAGTTGATAAAGCCTGATCGTAACGAAGGGAACCGTCGTATGTATTCGTTGAATGACATGGATCGTTTGCTTGAGATCAAAGATTATATCTCTGAAGGTTTCAATATCGCTGCCATTAAGAAGAAATACGCTGAGCGTGAGGCGAAATCCAAGAAAGCAGTGAGCCCAACGGAGGTGCGTCGTGCACTTCATAATGAGCTCCTCCAACAGGGACGCTTTGCTTCAGTGCAGTCACCTTTTGGTCGCGGTTAG
- a CDS encoding FUSC family protein: MGYFKKYKFDKSQFKLGLRTFKTGIAVFLVLLIFGFFGWKGLQIGALTAVFSLRESFDKSVHFGTSRILGNSIGGFYALVFFLLNTLFQEAFWVTLLIVPICTMLTIMTNVAMNNKAGVIGGVSAMLIITLSIPSGETILYVFARVFETFMGVFVAILVNYDIERFRNLLEKKRK; this comes from the coding sequence ATGGGTTATTTTAAAAAATATAAATTTGATAAGTCACAGTTCAAGCTTGGTCTACGAACCTTTAAAACCGGAATTGCTGTTTTTTTAGTTCTCTTGATTTTTGGATTTTTTGGTTGGAAGGGGCTTCAAATTGGGGCTTTGACAGCAGTCTTTAGTTTGAGAGAAAGCTTTGATAAGAGTGTCCATTTTGGAACATCACGCATTCTAGGAAACAGTATCGGTGGTTTCTACGCCCTTGTTTTCTTCCTCTTAAACACTCTATTTCAAGAAGCCTTTTGGGTGACCTTGCTGATTGTTCCAATTTGCACTATGTTAACCATTATGACAAATGTCGCCATGAACAATAAGGCGGGAGTTATCGGCGGAGTTTCGGCGATGTTGATTATTACCCTATCGATACCGAGTGGAGAGACGATTTTGTACGTGTTTGCGCGTGTATTTGAAACTTTTATGGGTGTATTTGTGGCAATACTCGTGAATTATGATATTGAGCGTTTCAGAAATCTTTTGGAGAAAAAAAGAAAATAA
- a CDS encoding phosphoglycerate kinase — MAKLTVKDVDLKGKKVLVRVDFNVPVKDGVITNDNRITAALPTIKYILEQGGRAILFSHLGRVKEEADKEGKSLAPVAADLAAKLGQDVAFLPGVTRGAELEAAINALEDGQVLLVENTRFEDVDGKKESKNDPELGKYWASLGDGIFVNDAFGTAHRAHASNVGISANVEKAVAGFLLENEIAYIQEAVEAPERPFVAILGGSKVSDKIGVIENLLEKADKVLIGGGMTYTFYKAQGIEIGNSLVEEDKLDVAKALLEKANGKLILPVDSKEANAFADYTEVKDTEGEAVDPGFLGLDIGPKSIAKFDEALTGAKTVVWNGPMGVFENPDFQAGTIGVMDAIVKQPGVKSIIGGGDSAAAAINLGRADKFSWISTGGGASMELLEGKVLPGLATLTEK, encoded by the coding sequence ATGGCAAAATTGACTGTTAAAGACGTTGACTTGAAAGGGAAAAAAGTTCTCGTTCGTGTTGACTTCAACGTACCTGTTAAAGATGGCGTGATTACCAATGACAACCGTATCACTGCAGCTCTTCCAACTATCAAGTACATCCTTGAACAAGGTGGACGTGCAATCCTCTTCTCTCACCTTGGACGTGTAAAAGAAGAAGCAGACAAAGAAGGTAAATCACTTGCTCCTGTAGCTGCTGACTTGGCTGCTAAATTGGGTCAAGACGTTGCTTTCCTTCCAGGTGTAACTCGTGGTGCTGAATTGGAAGCAGCAATCAACGCTCTTGAAGATGGACAAGTTCTCTTGGTTGAAAACACTCGTTTCGAAGATGTTGACGGCAAGAAAGAATCTAAAAATGATCCTGAACTTGGTAAATATTGGGCATCACTTGGAGATGGTATCTTCGTAAACGATGCATTCGGTACAGCTCACCGTGCACACGCATCTAACGTTGGTATCTCAGCAAACGTTGAAAAAGCAGTTGCTGGTTTCCTTCTTGAAAACGAAATTGCCTACATCCAAGAAGCAGTTGAAGCTCCAGAACGTCCATTCGTGGCTATCCTTGGTGGTTCAAAAGTTTCAGACAAGATCGGTGTTATCGAAAACTTGCTTGAAAAAGCTGATAAAGTTCTTATCGGTGGTGGGATGACTTACACATTCTACAAAGCTCAAGGTATCGAAATTGGTAACTCACTTGTAGAAGAAGACAAATTGGATGTTGCGAAAGCTCTTCTTGAAAAAGCAAACGGTAAATTGATCTTGCCAGTTGACTCAAAAGAAGCAAACGCATTTGCTGACTACACTGAAGTGAAAGACACCGAAGGTGAAGCAGTAGACCCAGGTTTCCTTGGTTTGGATATCGGTCCAAAATCTATCGCTAAATTCGACGAAGCTTTGACTGGTGCCAAAACAGTTGTATGGAACGGACCTATGGGTGTATTTGAAAACCCAGACTTCCAAGCTGGTACAATCGGTGTCATGGATGCTATCGTGAAACAACCAGGCGTGAAATCAATCATCGGTGGTGGTGACTCAGCTGCTGCAGCCATCAACCTTGGACGTGCAGACAAGTTCTCATGGATCTCTACTGGTGGTGGAGCATCAATGGAACTCCTTGAAGGTAAAGTATTGCCAGGATTGGCTACACTTACAGAAAAATAA